From Deinococcus humi, the proteins below share one genomic window:
- a CDS encoding DUF2171 domain-containing protein codes for MTQANQIREHMPVKCADGQDHGVVDRVDGEYIKLTRDDSGQHHWLPLSAVDHVDEHVHLNLSHEQVHQQWLSEDPHPEHQN; via the coding sequence ATGACACAAGCGAATCAGATCAGGGAGCATATGCCAGTCAAGTGTGCCGACGGACAGGATCATGGCGTGGTCGACCGGGTGGACGGCGAATATATCAAGCTGACCCGGGACGACAGCGGTCAGCACCACTGGCTGCCGTTGAGCGCGGTGGATCATGTGGATGAACATGTCCACTTGAACCTCAGCCACGAACAGGTGCATCAGCAGTGGCTCAGTGAAGACCCTCACCCGGAACACCAGAACTGA
- a CDS encoding TlpA family protein disulfide reductase: MTNSSFSKSTPAPAWRRAVPPLIAAALVGVLGYTLLSPAKNATTGSPLIGKAAPAFTLQSLDGVPISLASLKGRPVILNFWASWCGPCREEAPLFRELGAAQSADGAAILGILFQETKEQNARDFIQEFALAYPTLRDPGINTGVDYGVSGIPETVFIDRDGIVQYMDRGGLTRERLNVGLRKIGVKGI; the protein is encoded by the coding sequence ATGACTAATTCATCCTTCTCCAAATCCACCCCTGCGCCTGCGTGGCGGCGCGCCGTTCCCCCGCTGATCGCGGCGGCGCTGGTGGGGGTGCTGGGCTACACGCTGCTCAGCCCGGCCAAGAATGCCACCACCGGCAGTCCGCTGATCGGCAAGGCCGCGCCCGCCTTCACCCTTCAGAGTCTGGACGGCGTGCCGATCAGCCTGGCGAGTCTCAAGGGCCGCCCCGTCATCCTGAACTTCTGGGCGTCGTGGTGCGGCCCCTGCCGTGAGGAAGCCCCCCTCTTCCGTGAACTGGGCGCGGCGCAGTCGGCGGACGGTGCAGCGATCCTGGGCATCCTGTTTCAGGAAACCAAGGAGCAGAATGCCCGCGATTTCATTCAGGAATTTGCACTGGCCTACCCCACTCTGAGAGATCCCGGCATCAATACGGGCGTCGATTACGGCGTATCCGGCATTCCTGAAACCGTTTTTATCGACAGGGACGGCATCGTCCAGTACATGGACCGGGGCGGCCTGACCCGCGAACGCCTGAATGTGGGCCTGAGGAAGATCGGCGTGAAGGGGATATGA
- a CDS encoding cytochrome c-type biogenesis protein has translation MTPLSWREREPRRQRGAEVVQGRTRPVCISRFLSTAFCLLISLAHAAAPSTAPQTLPPAQEQRAVAIQKNLRCPLCDTGESVAESRSDISIKMRESVREQIADGRSDSEIYTFFSQRYGNFVLLDPPKTGRNLLLWGGPLLALAGGGAALWAFLRRRGTENAAAETAHDNEPYDAYLDQVRRDTGGGGA, from the coding sequence ATGACCCCTCTCTCCTGGCGGGAGAGGGAACCTCGAAGGCAGCGGGGTGCGGAGGTAGTTCAGGGGCGCACCCGTCCTGTATGCATCTCCCGCTTCCTCTCCACCGCCTTCTGTCTTCTGATTTCGCTCGCCCACGCCGCTGCCCCCAGCACGGCCCCCCAGACCCTGCCGCCCGCCCAGGAGCAGCGCGCCGTCGCCATCCAGAAAAACCTGCGCTGCCCCCTGTGCGACACCGGGGAATCCGTCGCCGAATCACGCAGCGACATCAGCATCAAGATGCGCGAATCGGTGCGCGAGCAGATTGCCGACGGGCGCAGCGACTCGGAGATCTACACCTTCTTCTCGCAGCGTTACGGCAACTTCGTGCTGCTCGATCCACCCAAGACCGGGCGCAACCTGCTGCTGTGGGGCGGGCCGCTGCTGGCGCTGGCGGGCGGCGGCGCGGCGCTGTGGGCCTTCCTGCGCCGCCGGGGCACAGAGAATGCTGCGGCAGAAACCGCGCACGACAATGAACCGTACGACGCGTATCTGGATCAGGTGCGCCGGGACACGGGCGGTGGTGGGGCGTGA
- a CDS encoding MATE family efflux transporter, producing the protein MNAAHVVLDPLLIFGLGFTGLGLVGAGVATVLALLLRRLSRAGALPPSWRNARPDWRVLRRMARLGTPSALERLALRFGQIVYFGLILRLGTQVYAAHTLTGNFTLFASVAGTGLAAATSARVGQRLGAGEEGAAQRYARTGVWVAAGLMTGLALLAWTAAFWGAHLFTGQAQVVTLMVLALGIDVLTQPATGVVTALTATLQAGGDTRFPMWTTLIGIWGVRTVGVYLLGVRWGLGLAGVWLAIRLDNYLRAAVLWGRFRSGRWIQEV; encoded by the coding sequence ATGAACGCTGCCCACGTCGTCCTGGACCCGCTGCTGATCTTCGGCCTGGGCTTCACGGGCCTGGGCCTGGTCGGCGCAGGCGTCGCCACGGTCCTCGCCCTGCTGCTGCGGCGCCTCTCCCGGGCCGGGGCGCTCCCGCCCTCCTGGCGGAACGCCCGGCCCGACTGGAGGGTGCTGCGGCGGATGGCCCGCCTGGGCACGCCGAGTGCCCTGGAACGCCTGGCGCTGCGCTTCGGGCAGATCGTGTACTTCGGGCTGATCCTGCGCCTGGGCACCCAGGTCTACGCCGCCCACACCCTCACCGGCAACTTCACGCTGTTCGCCTCGGTCGCCGGGACGGGCCTCGCGGCGGCCACCAGTGCCCGCGTCGGACAGCGCCTGGGTGCTGGAGAAGAGGGGGCAGCCCAGCGCTACGCGCGGACCGGCGTGTGGGTAGCCGCCGGCCTGATGACGGGGCTCGCGCTGCTGGCCTGGACCGCCGCGTTCTGGGGGGCCCACCTCTTCACGGGTCAGGCGCAGGTGGTTACCCTGATGGTGCTGGCCCTGGGGATCGACGTGCTGACCCAGCCTGCGACAGGAGTGGTGACGGCCCTGACTGCCACCCTGCAGGCGGGCGGGGACACCCGCTTCCCGATGTGGACCACTTTGATTGGCATCTGGGGGGTCCGGACGGTGGGGGTCTACCTGCTGGGCGTGCGGTGGGGCCTGGGACTGGCGGGCGTCTGGCTGGCGATCCGGCTGGACAACTACTTGCGGGCGGCGGTGCTGTGGGGGCGCTTCCGGTCCGGGCGGTGGATTCAGGAGGTGTAG
- a CDS encoding MFS transporter, whose protein sequence is MSVPSLVRPLFLVNALTAFFTPTNQATVPLVVGQDEAGPAFALSSATTELINIIGPGLAGATAALLGTRNLFFVDAASFLLSGLLILTLPALRAAQGEDQRSTWAGIRDGTARLWRDPPIRFALLLELVAAIAGALILVNTVTRIQGDLQLSEATYGWVMAAYGLGATLASLVVGFVGKRWPRTRFILLGGLITSVAILPGNIAPLPVILILWLLAGVGQNWVNLPAETLLAERTEEAAQGRVYGAHFAWSHLWYALTYPVAGWLGTRVPQANFLVGGGLAVALLVVVVVALRPQGKAGSPAAGGPGAESI, encoded by the coding sequence ATTTCTGTTCCTTCGCTAGTCAGACCCCTGTTCCTGGTCAACGCCCTGACCGCCTTCTTCACGCCCACCAACCAGGCCACGGTGCCCCTGGTGGTGGGTCAGGACGAGGCGGGGCCAGCGTTTGCGCTCTCAAGCGCGACCACCGAACTGATCAACATCATCGGCCCAGGTCTGGCAGGCGCGACTGCCGCCCTGCTGGGAACGCGGAACCTGTTCTTCGTGGACGCGGCGAGTTTCCTGCTCTCGGGACTGCTGATCCTGACCCTTCCGGCGCTGCGCGCTGCGCAGGGCGAGGACCAGCGCAGCACATGGGCGGGCATCCGGGACGGCACCGCCCGCCTGTGGCGCGACCCGCCGATCCGCTTTGCCCTGCTGCTGGAACTGGTGGCGGCCATCGCGGGCGCACTGATCCTGGTCAACACGGTCACTCGCATTCAGGGCGATCTTCAGCTCAGTGAGGCCACCTACGGCTGGGTGATGGCGGCTTACGGCCTGGGCGCGACGCTCGCGTCGCTCGTGGTGGGGTTCGTGGGGAAACGCTGGCCGCGCACGCGATTCATTCTGCTGGGAGGGCTGATCACCAGTGTGGCGATCCTGCCGGGCAACATCGCGCCGCTGCCGGTCATTCTGATTCTGTGGCTGCTGGCGGGCGTCGGCCAGAACTGGGTGAACCTTCCCGCCGAAACGCTGCTGGCTGAACGCACCGAGGAGGCCGCGCAGGGCCGGGTGTACGGCGCGCATTTCGCCTGGAGTCACCTGTGGTACGCCCTGACCTACCCCGTGGCGGGATGGCTGGGGACGCGCGTGCCGCAGGCGAATTTTCTGGTCGGGGGTGGCTTGGCCGTGGCGCTGCTGGTGGTTGTGGTGGTCGCTTTGCGGCCCCAGGGCAAGGCAGGAAGCCCCGCTGCGGGCGGACCGGGCGCAGAATCCATCTAA
- a CDS encoding MATE family efflux transporter, whose protein sequence is MTRDLLLVAWPAITENLLQSAVGFADSFFVSRLGLEAVAAVGVSNALLQVFLAVVLAVATASGTFSARATGARDARAFQQATVQALWLAVAVGLTCGLLALILAGPLLTVMGAAPEVRAAGELYFRIVAVPSVVIAVMSTAGAVLRGSGDTRAALTAGL, encoded by the coding sequence GTGACCCGCGACCTGCTGCTGGTCGCCTGGCCGGCCATCACCGAGAACCTGCTCCAGAGCGCCGTCGGCTTTGCCGACAGCTTCTTCGTCTCCCGCCTGGGTCTGGAGGCCGTCGCGGCCGTCGGCGTCTCGAACGCCCTGCTGCAGGTCTTCTTGGCGGTGGTACTGGCGGTCGCCACCGCCTCGGGGACCTTCAGTGCCCGGGCCACCGGGGCCAGGGACGCACGCGCCTTCCAGCAGGCCACCGTGCAGGCCCTGTGGCTGGCCGTCGCCGTGGGCCTCACCTGCGGCCTGCTCGCCCTGATCCTGGCCGGACCGCTGCTCACCGTCATGGGCGCCGCGCCGGAGGTCCGGGCCGCCGGAGAGCTGTACTTCCGCATCGTGGCCGTCCCCTCGGTGGTCATCGCCGTGATGTCTACCGCTGGGGCCGTACTCCGAGGATCGGGGGACACACGCGCCGCCCTCACGGCAGGATTGTGA
- a CDS encoding peptidoglycan D,D-transpeptidase FtsI family protein yields MRHKLFHASDYQLVRRASLVALLGLLSFTYLTVAFAKLSTSSQHLSARPTVMPRGKILSADGRILAAGSLQQRRYPDGPLAAQVVGFVGTSGGLEGLERSYNDRLQRGEALTLTLDTRIQGAVEEILLEALTRTDAEFASTVVMETRTGKLKALASMPGFDLNSWKQVPPDRWRNRAALDEYEPGSVIKALTVAALLNEGRTSPDTTYDTPMWRRVAGATINDIVAHPDRLSTRQILRYSSNVGMTQLVETVPPEILFRYFRAYGFGQPVKLGLPAGDGLVRDPAGWDPLSQATMSFGQGMTVTTLQLVAAFNVMANGGRYVAPRLVLGGPAKTRTVLGESTATSMREMLHGVIDEGIKTKAVLPGYHAGGKTGTAQVVVDGRYSGKVFSSTFAGFIPADQPLFTVAVMVRGAKREYQGSQLAAPIFRDVTSALLSLYAMRPKIERSPSP; encoded by the coding sequence ATGCGACATAAATTATTCCATGCCAGCGATTATCAGCTTGTTCGCCGCGCGAGCCTCGTCGCGCTTCTCGGTCTGCTGTCATTCACGTATCTGACGGTGGCGTTCGCCAAACTCAGCACGTCATCCCAGCACTTATCGGCACGTCCCACAGTGATGCCTCGGGGGAAAATCCTGAGCGCCGATGGGCGGATCCTCGCAGCTGGATCTCTACAACAGCGTAGGTATCCTGATGGCCCACTCGCTGCGCAGGTGGTGGGGTTCGTCGGGACTTCCGGGGGCCTGGAAGGCCTGGAGCGCAGCTACAACGACCGTCTGCAGCGCGGCGAGGCGTTGACGCTCACCTTGGATACGCGGATACAGGGGGCGGTGGAGGAGATTCTGCTGGAGGCGTTGACGCGCACCGACGCCGAGTTCGCTTCAACCGTCGTGATGGAAACCCGGACGGGAAAGCTCAAGGCCCTGGCGTCCATGCCGGGCTTCGACCTCAACTCTTGGAAGCAGGTGCCGCCCGACCGCTGGCGCAATCGCGCGGCGCTGGACGAGTACGAGCCCGGCAGTGTCATCAAGGCACTCACGGTGGCGGCGCTGCTCAATGAGGGCCGCACTTCCCCGGACACGACGTATGACACGCCAATGTGGCGCCGGGTCGCGGGGGCGACCATCAACGATATCGTGGCCCACCCAGACCGCTTGAGTACGCGGCAGATTCTGCGCTATTCCAGCAATGTCGGCATGACGCAACTGGTGGAGACCGTGCCGCCTGAGATCCTCTTCCGCTACTTCAGGGCGTACGGCTTCGGGCAGCCGGTGAAGCTGGGATTGCCCGCCGGGGACGGCCTTGTGCGGGATCCTGCGGGCTGGGACCCACTGTCGCAGGCGACCATGTCATTCGGTCAGGGGATGACAGTCACGACCTTGCAGCTCGTGGCGGCCTTCAACGTGATGGCGAATGGTGGGCGGTATGTGGCACCGCGTCTGGTCCTGGGCGGGCCCGCCAAAACCCGCACCGTGCTGGGCGAGAGCACCGCCACGAGCATGCGGGAGATGCTGCACGGCGTGATTGATGAGGGCATCAAGACGAAAGCCGTACTGCCTGGATACCATGCGGGTGGGAAAACCGGGACGGCACAGGTGGTGGTGGATGGGCGGTATAGTGGGAAGGTGTTTTCCAGCACCTTTGCTGGTTTCATTCCGGCAGATCAGCCGCTGTTCACGGTCGCGGTGATGGTGCGGGGGGCCAAGCGCGAATATCAAGGTTCACAACTGGCCGCGCCGATCTTCCGGGACGTTACGTCAGCTCTGCTGTCCTTGTACGCCATGCGCCCTAAAATCGAGCGTTCTCCTTCTCCTTGA
- a CDS encoding Tn3 family transposase produces MPVEFLSDEQAAQYGRYAGDPTPEQLSNFFFLSEAELALIAERRRDHNQLGFAVQLCTLRFLGSFLPNPVQVPSIVVRHLADQLHLPSRVIARYALREETRYQHRRIIVAALSYRDFDGGQAMRLIRWLYAQLALTALRPSVLFDLATAQLIQRKVVLPGVTVLARLVARVRERFHAQTFEQLGQKLSPAQRQALENLLILPSDARFTPLEVLRTSPTRISSPALKAALHRIEQIRDLGVSDIDLSEVPQSRQALLTRHAQSAWAQTLLRMVPARRQATLLIFLQALERSATDDALDLFDQFMTHLTLTGEVRRKQERLRTLKDLDQAALRLRDAVRVLLDETISDGDLRELAFRAVSAGELRQAVATVSALASEDADTSPEALSNAYGTVRRFLPAFLHTVELDGTASARPLLDAWTFLRKLETSGRDRPQWKDAPRGFVSRVWQRRVFPHGGKTDHQAYTLCLLERLQQALRRREVFAPGSDRYGDPRAELLQGASWDAVSDDVCRALNRSLDPQLELERLRLELDGAYREVELTLSQNTALQLDGPPGLTRLRLTPLEPAPDPPSLQRLQHAVAQRLPAVPLAALLLEVHAFTGLADAFTHVTDGTSTLPELPLSVTAVLLAQACNIGLAAVAAPEVQALTLSRLSWVQQNYVRAETITAANARLVDVQFALPLAHTWGGGEVASADGLRFVVPVRTLHAGWNRRYFGSQRGVTYYNFTSDQFTGFHGIVIPGTLRDSLFILAGLLEQQTRLDPREIMADTHGSSDVVFGLFALLGYRFSPRLADLPDQRFWRLDREADYGALDDLSRHVVDERLIAAHWEDMLRLAGSLKLGKVKATAVMRTLQRGGSPSGLGRAIAEFGRVEKTLFLLNYVGDEAYRRRILRQINRGEQRHGVGRAVFHGRKGELRQKYREGMEDQLGALGLVVNAIVLWNTRYMGVALDDLRQAGKIENERDISRLTPLLHGHIRMLGTYEFKLPEEIAQGQLRPLRDPDTVQAYLEQIEL; encoded by the coding sequence ATGCCCGTCGAGTTTCTGAGCGACGAACAGGCCGCACAGTACGGACGCTACGCGGGCGATCCCACCCCCGAACAACTCAGCAACTTCTTTTTCCTGAGCGAAGCCGAACTGGCCCTGATTGCCGAACGCCGCCGCGATCACAACCAGCTCGGTTTTGCCGTGCAGCTCTGCACCCTGCGCTTTCTCGGTTCATTCCTGCCCAACCCTGTGCAGGTGCCGTCCATCGTGGTGCGCCACCTCGCCGATCAACTCCACCTGCCCAGCCGCGTGATCGCCCGCTACGCCCTGCGCGAGGAAACCCGCTACCAGCACCGCCGGATCATCGTGGCCGCCCTGAGCTACCGCGACTTCGACGGTGGGCAGGCCATGCGGCTGATTCGCTGGCTGTACGCCCAACTGGCGCTGACCGCGCTGCGGCCATCGGTCCTTTTTGATCTCGCCACCGCCCAGTTGATCCAAAGAAAAGTTGTGCTGCCCGGCGTCACCGTTCTGGCCCGGCTGGTGGCCCGCGTGCGCGAACGCTTCCACGCCCAAACCTTCGAGCAACTCGGCCAGAAGCTCAGCCCGGCACAGCGACAGGCGCTGGAAAATCTGCTGATCCTTCCGTCAGACGCGCGGTTCACGCCGCTGGAGGTGCTTCGCACCTCCCCCACCCGCATCTCCTCACCCGCTCTGAAAGCCGCGCTGCATCGCATTGAGCAGATTCGCGATCTTGGAGTCAGCGACATTGATCTGAGCGAGGTTCCCCAGTCACGGCAGGCCCTATTGACCCGCCACGCGCAGAGCGCCTGGGCGCAGACCCTGCTGCGGATGGTCCCGGCACGTCGTCAGGCCACGTTGCTGATCTTTCTGCAAGCCCTGGAGCGCAGCGCCACCGACGACGCCCTGGATCTGTTCGATCAATTTATGACCCACCTCACCCTAACGGGAGAAGTGCGGCGTAAGCAGGAACGGCTACGGACACTCAAGGATCTGGACCAGGCTGCACTGAGACTGCGTGACGCCGTGCGGGTGTTGCTAGACGAAACCATTTCAGATGGAGACTTGCGCGAGCTGGCTTTCCGCGCGGTGAGTGCAGGTGAACTCCGTCAGGCTGTAGCCACCGTCAGCGCACTGGCGAGCGAGGATGCCGACACCAGCCCAGAAGCGCTGAGCAACGCTTATGGCACTGTGCGGCGCTTCCTGCCTGCCTTTCTCCATACCGTCGAGCTGGACGGCACGGCCAGCGCCCGGCCCCTGCTAGACGCCTGGACCTTTTTGAGAAAGCTGGAAACGAGTGGCCGGGATAGACCGCAGTGGAAAGACGCCCCCAGGGGATTCGTGTCGCGGGTCTGGCAGCGGCGGGTTTTCCCGCACGGCGGGAAGACTGATCATCAGGCGTACACCCTGTGTCTGCTGGAGCGGCTTCAACAGGCCCTGCGGCGGCGTGAGGTCTTTGCCCCTGGCAGTGACCGCTACGGCGATCCCCGTGCCGAGTTGTTGCAAGGAGCGTCCTGGGACGCCGTGAGCGACGATGTGTGCCGCGCCCTGAACCGTTCGCTGGATCCCCAACTAGAGCTGGAACGTCTGCGCCTTGAGCTGGATGGTGCCTACCGGGAAGTGGAATTGACCCTGTCCCAGAACACGGCCCTGCAACTGGACGGCCCACCGGGTTTGACCCGGCTGCGCCTGACGCCCCTGGAACCAGCTCCCGATCCGCCCAGCCTCCAGCGGCTTCAACACGCGGTTGCCCAGCGCCTCCCTGCCGTGCCGCTGGCCGCCTTGTTGCTGGAAGTGCATGCCTTCACGGGGCTGGCCGACGCCTTTACGCACGTCACCGATGGCACCTCCACCTTGCCGGAGCTGCCCTTGAGCGTCACGGCGGTTCTCTTGGCTCAGGCATGCAACATCGGTCTGGCGGCGGTGGCCGCGCCAGAGGTTCAGGCGCTCACCCTGTCGCGCCTGTCGTGGGTGCAGCAGAACTACGTCCGGGCCGAGACCATCACGGCGGCCAATGCCCGCCTGGTGGACGTCCAGTTCGCCCTACCGCTGGCGCACACCTGGGGCGGAGGTGAGGTGGCGTCTGCCGATGGGCTGCGCTTCGTGGTGCCGGTGAGGACCCTGCACGCCGGATGGAACCGCAGGTATTTCGGTTCCCAGCGCGGCGTGACGTACTACAACTTCACCAGCGATCAGTTCACGGGCTTTCACGGCATTGTGATTCCGGGGACGCTGCGCGATTCGCTGTTCATTCTGGCGGGCCTGCTGGAACAGCAGACCCGCCTGGACCCCCGCGAGATCATGGCCGACACCCACGGCTCCAGCGACGTGGTATTCGGCCTGTTTGCGCTGCTGGGCTACCGCTTCAGCCCTCGCCTCGCCGATCTGCCCGATCAGCGTTTCTGGAGACTGGACCGCGAGGCCGATTACGGCGCGCTGGATGACCTGAGCCGTCACGTCGTCGATGAGCGGCTGATCGCCGCCCACTGGGAGGACATGCTGCGCCTGGCCGGATCACTCAAGCTGGGCAAGGTCAAGGCCACGGCGGTGATGCGAACCTTACAGCGCGGCGGCAGCCCGTCGGGTCTGGGACGGGCTATCGCTGAGTTTGGCCGCGTCGAGAAGACCCTGTTCCTGCTGAACTACGTCGGGGATGAGGCGTACCGGCGGCGCATCCTGCGGCAGATCAATCGGGGCGAACAGCGGCACGGCGTGGGCCGGGCTGTGTTCCACGGACGCAAGGGCGAACTGCGGCAGAAATACAGGGAAGGGATGGAAGATCAACTGGGCGCGCTGGGGCTGGTGGTCAATGCCATCGTGCTATGGAACACCCGGTATATGGGCGTTGCCCTGGACGACTTGAGACAGGCCGGGAAGATTGAGAACGAGCGGGACATCTCCCGCCTGACGCCGCTTTTGCATGGGCATATCCGCATGCTGGGAACTTACGAATTCAAGCTGCCAGAGGAGATTGCCCAAGGTCAACTGCGTCCCCTGCGTGATCCTGACACCGTGCAGGCGTACCTTGAGCAGATTGAATTGTGA
- a CDS encoding VTT domain-containing protein has protein sequence MRRYGLVLLGMMVVLGGIFLLVEALGVPVLSDPSRWLSGGGSSAALLGTGLLVADVALPVPSSAVMVAYGALYGVTIGTLLSLVGSVGASLAGWALGQHGGRWLSRLVPVKSQAEAQRWIARWGLLAVTLSRPVPLLAESVAILAGTSGLPWWQVGLAAALGSLPAAVLYAVTGAFAVRGSWLWLPGLLLVSMGVMWFIGGALGRRLDASTR, from the coding sequence GTGAGGCGTTACGGACTGGTGTTGTTGGGCATGATGGTGGTGTTGGGGGGGATCTTCCTGCTGGTGGAAGCCCTGGGAGTTCCAGTCTTGTCCGACCCATCCCGCTGGCTGTCGGGCGGTGGAAGCAGTGCCGCGTTGCTCGGGACGGGGCTGCTGGTGGCCGATGTGGCGCTGCCCGTTCCATCGAGCGCGGTGATGGTCGCCTACGGGGCCTTGTACGGCGTGACCATCGGGACGCTGTTGTCCCTGGTGGGAAGCGTTGGGGCCTCGCTGGCTGGCTGGGCGCTGGGGCAACACGGTGGACGCTGGCTGTCGCGCCTTGTCCCGGTGAAAAGCCAGGCGGAGGCACAACGCTGGATTGCGCGGTGGGGCCTGCTGGCCGTGACCCTGTCGCGCCCGGTGCCGCTGCTGGCGGAAAGTGTGGCGATTCTGGCGGGGACTTCCGGTTTACCGTGGTGGCAGGTGGGGCTGGCGGCGGCCCTCGGCTCCCTGCCCGCAGCGGTGCTGTACGCCGTGACGGGGGCGTTCGCGGTCAGAGGATCGTGGCTCTGGCTGCCAGGCTTGCTGCTGGTGTCAATGGGCGTGATGTGGTTCATCGGCGGAGCTCTGGGGCGGCGGCTTGACGCGTCAACGCGTTGA
- a CDS encoding PIG-L family deacetylase, which yields MTQRKVLVIVPYPDDETFGSGGTFLQFLARDEPCGLVTLTLGDAGKPLGLYESRAELAELRRHELQTCLTTLGLHSFESNHSPYRTPCISSVLVLGKSVPASLKEKENARF from the coding sequence ATGACGCAACGCAAGGTCCTCGTGATCGTGCCTTACCCAGACGATGAGACCTTCGGTTCCGGCGGCACGTTTCTGCAGTTCCTGGCCCGGGACGAGCCGTGCGGCCTGGTGACCCTGACCCTGGGGGACGCGGGCAAGCCCCTCGGCCTGTATGAAAGCCGTGCGGAACTGGCCGAACTGCGCCGTCACGAACTCCAGACCTGCCTCACCACTTTGGGACTCCATTCCTTTGAATCAAACCACTCGCCTTACCGTACACCCTGCATTTCTTCTGTTCTTGTACTGGGCAAGAGCGTTCCTGCCTCTCTCAAGGAGAAGGAGAACGCTCGATTTTAG
- the lnt gene encoding apolipoprotein N-acyltransferase, whose protein sequence is MPSVPPPLLALLLGVSLGLCGLPLSWSVLSVLPLAGVLAYAATARTVEGVPGRLFWSGVGYFAVHLWWLTAFLGKIFSFPPAGVLAFALFVLEGLFLAVMAYPLARMVTSPVARVWALAGGWVVLEWTRFLGPLAFPWPTLGYDLLPSPAIQIADLGGVLLGSVLVTGTAAALAGVLLGGWGRGGPVILAAACWTAALAYGLTRTAGEGLVQPMLVLRTDFDSFSRATGDLTPEQQLQVQRDASAIRGPHDVLVWSETALTAPASETALPQFPGPGISGLGVAPTLTEKQQNTVVAIDASGQITARNRKAKLVPFGEYFVLYDSFLRPVYRLIENAIGFRLPAVEPARSTAPLTLNGVQYGAYICYDSVFPWVARSLTRQGAQLLVNPSNDGWYDGWGVQQHFMMGRVRAIENRRWLVRSVNRGIAGAVNDLGQPVEIVSIGDSIQALSVQPKLLTGRTVFNMLGDWPALLLALGMIGYGLGLDRRW, encoded by the coding sequence GTGCCGTCTGTTCCTCCACCCCTGCTGGCCCTGCTGCTGGGTGTGTCGCTCGGTTTATGTGGCCTGCCGCTGTCCTGGAGTGTTCTGAGTGTTCTTCCCCTGGCAGGGGTGCTGGCCTATGCTGCCACGGCCCGGACAGTGGAGGGCGTGCCGGGCCGTCTGTTCTGGTCCGGCGTGGGCTACTTCGCGGTACACCTGTGGTGGCTGACTGCCTTTCTAGGCAAGATCTTCAGTTTTCCCCCGGCAGGCGTGCTGGCCTTTGCCCTGTTCGTGCTCGAAGGCCTGTTCCTGGCGGTGATGGCCTACCCGCTGGCCCGGATGGTCACGTCTCCCGTGGCCCGCGTGTGGGCATTGGCTGGCGGCTGGGTGGTGCTGGAATGGACGCGCTTCCTGGGACCGCTGGCCTTTCCCTGGCCGACGCTGGGCTACGATCTGCTGCCCAGTCCGGCCATTCAGATCGCAGATCTGGGAGGCGTGCTGCTGGGCAGCGTGCTGGTGACGGGCACGGCAGCGGCACTGGCTGGAGTGTTGCTGGGGGGCTGGGGGAGAGGCGGTCCGGTCATCCTGGCTGCCGCATGCTGGACCGCTGCCCTGGCCTACGGCCTGACCCGCACGGCAGGCGAAGGGCTTGTTCAGCCGATGCTGGTGCTGCGGACCGATTTCGATTCGTTCAGCCGGGCGACTGGGGACCTGACGCCCGAGCAACAGCTCCAGGTCCAGCGAGATGCCTCGGCGATTCGTGGGCCACATGATGTGCTGGTGTGGAGTGAAACCGCCCTGACCGCGCCAGCCTCCGAAACCGCGCTGCCTCAGTTTCCAGGGCCGGGGATCAGTGGACTGGGGGTAGCACCCACCCTGACCGAGAAACAGCAGAACACGGTGGTGGCCATTGATGCCAGTGGTCAGATCACTGCAAGGAACCGCAAGGCCAAGCTGGTGCCGTTCGGCGAGTACTTCGTACTTTACGACAGCTTTTTGCGTCCGGTTTACCGTCTGATCGAGAATGCCATTGGCTTCAGGCTGCCCGCAGTCGAGCCGGCCCGCTCCACCGCTCCCCTCACCCTGAACGGCGTGCAGTACGGCGCGTACATCTGCTATGACAGCGTGTTCCCCTGGGTGGCCCGCAGCCTGACCCGGCAGGGCGCGCAACTGCTGGTCAATCCCAGCAACGACGGCTGGTACGATGGCTGGGGCGTGCAGCAACACTTCATGATGGGCCGGGTGCGCGCCATCGAGAACCGCCGCTGGCTGGTCCGCAGTGTAAACCGGGGCATCGCTGGGGCCGTGAACGATCTGGGGCAGCCGGTGGAGATTGTCTCCATCGGAGATTCGATTCAGGCGTTGAGCGTGCAGCCCAAACTGCTGACCGGCCGCACGGTCTTCAACATGCTGGGCGATTGGCCTGCGCTGCTGCTGGCGCTGGGGATGATCGGCTATGGCCTGGGATTAGACCGGCGGTGGTGA